One stretch of Streptomyces peucetius DNA includes these proteins:
- a CDS encoding ABC transporter permease: protein MGRYVARRLLQMIPVFIGSTLLIFMMMYALPGDPVRALAGEQHVDQAQIDSLKQQLGLDKPILMQYVIYLGNLLQGDFGTQIASQRPIAEVIADAYPVTIQLTFFAFTFTVVAGITLGVLAGLKPESLRDRGLLLLTLLLISVPSFVLGRLSQYFFAFELGIVEPNVSLQENWNELLLPASVLAALSLAYVARLTRTSVAENLRSDYIRTAVAKGLPRRRIVTVHLMRNSMIPVVTFLGADLGTLMSGAVVTEGIFNVKGIGSLVFEALRRREGATVVGVVTLIVLVYLICSLLVDLLYAVLDPRIRYA, encoded by the coding sequence ATGGGGCGCTACGTCGCACGACGACTGCTCCAGATGATCCCGGTCTTCATCGGGTCGACCCTGCTCATCTTCATGATGATGTACGCGCTGCCCGGCGACCCCGTGCGCGCACTGGCAGGTGAACAGCACGTCGATCAGGCGCAGATCGACTCTCTGAAGCAACAGCTCGGGCTGGACAAGCCCATTCTGATGCAGTATGTGATCTACCTCGGGAACCTGCTCCAGGGTGACTTCGGTACACAGATCGCAAGCCAGCGCCCCATCGCGGAGGTCATCGCCGACGCGTATCCCGTCACCATCCAGCTGACGTTCTTCGCGTTCACCTTCACGGTCGTCGCGGGTATCACCCTGGGTGTTCTCGCGGGTCTGAAGCCCGAATCGCTGCGTGACCGCGGTCTGCTGCTCCTCACGCTGCTGCTGATCTCGGTCCCCTCGTTCGTGCTGGGCCGGCTCTCGCAGTACTTCTTCGCGTTCGAGCTCGGCATCGTGGAGCCGAACGTCTCCCTTCAGGAGAACTGGAACGAACTGCTGCTGCCCGCTTCGGTTCTGGCGGCCCTCTCCCTCGCCTATGTGGCGCGACTGACCCGCACGTCGGTCGCGGAGAACCTGCGGTCCGACTACATCCGGACCGCCGTCGCCAAGGGCCTGCCGCGCCGCCGTATCGTCACCGTGCACCTGATGCGGAACTCGATGATCCCGGTCGTCACGTTCCTCGGTGCCGACCTCGGCACCCTGATGTCGGGTGCGGTCGTGACCGAGGGCATCTTCAACGTGAAGGGCATCGGCAGTCTCGTTTTCGAGGCCCTGAGACGGCGCGAGGGAGCCACGGTCGTCGGCGTGGTCACGCTGATCGTCCTTGTCTACCTAATCTGCAGCCTGCTCGTCGACCTGCTTTACGCGGTCCTGGACCCGAGGATCCGGTATGCCTGA
- a CDS encoding ABC transporter permease: protein MPEKIAETSKTQDELLTAAEPETALVVEAGPASAKARSLWSDAWHDLRRNPLFIVSSALILLLIVMAAVPSLFTSASPRDGDLVNHYLQQPNWSHFFAPDWFGYDIQGRSIYARVIHGARASITVGITVTILVTLIGGALGMIAGYFGGLLDTLLSRLTDIFFGIPFLLGAMVILTSFEKRAVWTVILALAFLGWTSIARVARGAVITVKQADYVVAARALGASTSRIMIKHIMPNALAPVIVVATIALGGYIGAEATLSFLGIGLSEPTVSWGIDVSDGFAQIRNAPYVLIIPSVMVSITVLSFLMFGDAVRNALDPKMR from the coding sequence ATGCCTGAGAAAATCGCAGAGACCTCGAAGACCCAGGACGAGCTGCTGACCGCTGCCGAACCCGAGACCGCGTTGGTGGTCGAGGCCGGCCCGGCGAGCGCCAAGGCGCGCAGCCTCTGGTCCGACGCCTGGCACGACCTGCGCCGCAACCCGCTGTTCATCGTGTCGTCGGCGCTGATCCTGCTGCTGATCGTGATGGCGGCGGTGCCCAGCCTGTTCACCAGCGCGTCGCCGCGCGACGGTGACCTGGTCAACCACTACCTGCAGCAGCCGAACTGGAGCCACTTCTTCGCTCCGGACTGGTTCGGCTACGACATCCAGGGCAGGTCGATCTACGCCCGCGTCATCCACGGCGCCCGCGCCTCGATCACCGTCGGCATCACTGTGACGATCCTGGTCACCCTGATCGGCGGCGCCCTCGGCATGATCGCCGGCTACTTCGGCGGCCTGCTGGACACGCTGCTCTCCCGGCTGACCGACATCTTCTTCGGCATCCCGTTCCTGCTCGGCGCCATGGTGATCCTCACCAGCTTCGAGAAGCGCGCCGTGTGGACGGTCATCCTGGCGCTGGCCTTCCTCGGCTGGACCTCGATCGCCCGTGTCGCCCGAGGCGCGGTCATCACCGTCAAGCAGGCCGACTATGTCGTGGCTGCGCGGGCTCTCGGTGCCTCGACCTCGCGGATCATGATCAAGCACATCATGCCCAACGCCCTCGCCCCGGTGATCGTCGTCGCGACGATCGCGCTGGGCGGCTACATCGGCGCAGAGGCGACGCTGTCCTTCCTGGGTATCGGTCTTTCCGAGCCCACGGTCTCGTGGGGCATCGACGTCTCCGACGGCTTCGCCCAGATCCGGAACGCACCGTACGTGCTGATCATCCCCTCGGTGATGGTCTCGATCACAGTGCTCTCGTTCCTCATGTTCGGCGATGCGGTACGCAACGCCCTCGACCCGAAGATGCGCTGA